The genomic DNA TCCCTGAAAAGACAGACAAGGTGACTAACAGAGCTGCTGGCTCAAAACTGACCCCGAGGAGCCAGGGGGCTCACTCCCTTGTCTCCAGGCAGAAATGCAAAATCCTCTCTGGATAACATGCTTTACTGTTTCATACTCTCAATGCCCAGGAAGTCCTTCCTTATGTTAAATTTATGACCTTCTTGAGGCCATTTTAAGTCTACTATAGACTGGCTCTGCCTAGGGTTGAAGTAGTCTTTGTTTACACATACAAACTTATTTATCCTTAGGCACATCAattctgtctttttaaatgtaaaattgaaGAGTACTTCAATAACTTGACAGAgtcattttttaagataaaattacttaaaatcacCAATAATCTTAACactggaaatgaaaatatttttgtttgcttttggacATATTTTTCACAATTAATTTTACATCAAATATACAAAAACGGTATCCTGTTGGCATTATTATGGACAAATAATGCCGTTTGTCCAGTTATTTCATCCTTTTCTATGGCTCACCTTGACTCTTATTTCTTGTCTCCTCTCTCTTGGAATTCATCAAGTTCCTCCAGGTCCCAGTGGATATGGTGAATGCTGCAGGCTTCAAATCCAACATTCCCTAGACCCGTCTAGGCAGCCCCTTGCTCCTCCTGCTCTCCTTGTTCCTGATGTTGCCTGATCCCCAGgactttttcccttccttccttctcctccgtCTCCAAAGGTGCAACCCCAGTCTCTGCAGAAACCCCTTAATTGTTCCCTCTTCAAGCACTGTCTCCACTACAGTCACTGACCGTGGCCTCCACTGGCAGGAGCATCTCTTCCTTTCCGGCctctggtctcccacatttccAGTCCAGGCCCAATTCTTTTGTTGGAATAAACATTCCAACACTCAAGCATGATTATGTTCACACCCCTGGAGCACCTGGGAACCTTCTCTTGTTTAACCGTCTCAAGTCTTTAGTataatgtttgttctttttttgacAATGTCACACACTTTTCCTGTACCCTCCTCGTGTGATACTTGTAATCAGTCCCTCTCTTCTACAGTTATGCTGAgcttttccacattttcttaGCAAATCATTCTTTCAAGATTCCGCAGCTTCTACCAACTGCACCCTTTGCCTGAGAATCGCTGCTTCTCTTTCACTTAACAAACTCCTAATCATACTCCAAAATCCTGCTCAAATTTTCTCAGGAACCCTTTCTTAATTCTGTTTGTATTTATCTTCCCCACATGCTGGATACACGCACATTGTAGAATAAGTAGCAtcctcttgtttttatttattgagaTATCTTTCTCCCCACATAGTCCTACCTCCAATTCATTACATTCCCCAGTGCCTAGGAACCAAAGGAGGTActcaaaaatatgtttaaaataaaagaacattcccaccaacagtgtaagagggttcccttttctccacaccctctccaacatttatggcttgtagacttttggattgcagccattctgactggcgtgaaatggtacttccttgtggttttgatttgcatttctctgataattagtaatgttgagcatcttttcatgtgtttgttagccatctgtacgtcttctttggagaaatatctatttagttctttggcccattttttgattgggtcgtttatttttctggaattgagctgcaggagttgcttgtatatttttgagattagttgtttgtcagttgtttcatttgctaatgggagaatggcattgaaacatgtataataacatataagaaacgaatcgccagtctaggttcgatgcaggatacaggatgcttggggctggtgcactgggttgacccagagggatggtatgcggagggaggtgggaggggggttcaggattgggaacacgtgtacacccatggcagattcatgttgatatatggcaaaaccaatacaatattgtaaagtaaaataataataataataaaataaataaataaataaaagaacaaatgatTTGAATATTTTCCTGGGAGAGTTTATTACATTCACATCTACCAGTAAAAATTGTGTTGATCTGGAAAATATTGTATATCTCAAGGTAGCCGTTTTCTCCAAGATCACGTCAAAAGATCACGTGTggcagttttcatcttttcctctgCTCCAGTGAAAGTTTAGACTGGTGCCATCGACAAAACCCCAGTTCCTCTCTGCTCAGCCTTTCAGCTTTTGTCCAAAACACCTGCATTAGGACTGATGGCCCAGTAGGCAGCGGACAGAGTTTTGGCTTCCATgtcaacacctcagttcaaaggTAAGCAgcaggcatctttttttttagaGCAATATCCTAATTGGAATTCCATGTAATTACAAAATTTTTGACATTTGCCATCGCCTTTTATGCACCTGACAActttgaatcctggttctgtaTCTGTATAAAGAAACAGTCAACGTTAGCATCGTAAGACCATCTCAAGGACCAAACACTAGTTATCTTAACCCAAAGGCGTACGGTGGAGAATGGCAAGGGGTGGGAAATGGACGTCTTTTGTCTACGATCTACCATCAGACTCAGATCCTTGATTCTGGCTTAAAAGTCACCTTCACGCTCCCTGAAAAATGAACTTTCAATTCAGAGGCAATTGGCAACAGAAATGGTGAGGGATGCTTTAGGACACAAAGGTTGTACTTTAAATAATCTAGAAGTTGTGTGGAGGGACAAAGAAGGACTTGCTGAGGCCAAGTGTGAGGTACTATGGCCTCACGAGACGCGTCCTAAGTGCAGAGGTCCCTGAGGAAAGTGGGTGGAGCCACCCTTGGAGGGAGATGACACACCTGGGCCCGGCGAGCAGGGGTGGCAGAGGGTGGCACTCCAAGAGTTTACAAGATGTGCTTTCTCCCCACTGCTGTGAGAGAGTGCCTGGATCCGATAACTTAAACATGAGTCAAGTTACCGGAGGAACTGTATTGATACCTTACTCGGCACTTCAAGTACTGAAATTGGTAAacaaatttttctcttaaataatatattttggtgcaatgatgaaagaaaaggctgggagacttccctggtggtgcagtggttaggaatccaacTTGGCAATGCAGGCAcataggcttgatccctgatctgggaactaagatcccacctggcTCTGAGCAACTAAACCTCCTGCATGCTATGACTGAGACCTGACCCAgccaaagaaatacataaatttttttaaaaaagaaaaagttgatgAACACAATGAAAGCAGAGGCACAATGTCAGAGACTTAGAAGTAAGTGGGGAAGGTTTCTGATGGATACCATGCCCAGCGTGCTCTTTTTATCCGAGGCACTTGCCGCTGATGTGAGATTTGACCGTTGAGATCTGAAGAGGTGTTACCCTCTTCCTGTCCTAATTTCTGTCCTCAATAAGCCTTACAATTATTAGATTAAATCAATGAATCAATTGATCcatcaaattattttcttatcacTTCATTTTCAGaacaatagtcttttttttttaacctataaaaaCCTGAATGTAGGGAAtgccctggcagttcagtggttaggatgcaGTATTTTCATTGCCAAGGCCCTGGAtttgatcccaggttggggaattaagatcctgcaagccatgcaacACAGCCAGCCCCCAccctgcaagaaaaagaaagaaagaaaccctgaTACTATCACCATAATCGAAGTCATAAACACATTCATCACCTCCGAAAATTTCCCTGTGtccctgtgtttttgttttgtttttgtttctcttgtggTGAGAACATAAGATCTACTCGCTTAACAACTGTTTAAATGCACAGCCCGCCCCATTAGCTCTAGGCTCTATGATGCACAGCACACCTCCAGCATCACTGAAACTTTAATCCTAATGGACAACAGTTCCACTGACTTCTCTACTTGCTTCCTCTGGGGACCCCAGAGACGTTGCTATTGTCTGCTCCTCTGTCTTTGATTGTTTTCAACACCGCGTAAGGTTCATGGTTTCGAGTTCAAAACTGTAAGATCAAGACCAGGTATATAGCTCTGCTTCTTCCAAGAGAGAGAGTTATCTCCTCAGATCTATTAACCATTGAGTCAAACCCCAACACAATCCAAAGATTGTTTGCATTATGGCTTCGACGGCAGATGACCCCAGAATTGTCTCAATGCCGCTGAGAAATGTCGTGTTTAGGGTGCCCCGTGCCAAAGCTGCACAATAGTCATCGTTAGGGATCCCTTTCTTTGGGGGATCCAACACTGTCTATGTGTTCACTCTGTGGCTTTGTCTAGTGTTCAGAGCTACTCAAAACCATCCTGTCTTAGGGGAGCTACTGTATCCCTCCAAATGCCCCAGTCTCAGGATGACACAGGTCGCTTGCCTTCAGGTTCTTCTGGAATAGGCCTTTGTACTGTCTGATTGTCCTCTTCAGGTCCTTCCAGTAGGAGAAAGAAGCGACACACACCTGTCACCCAACTGAGGAGCTCATTCTCACCGCACCCACACACAGTCCAGACCCCACTCAACCTG from Budorcas taxicolor isolate Tak-1 chromosome 24, Takin1.1, whole genome shotgun sequence includes the following:
- the LOC128068161 gene encoding sperm-associated antigen 11B-like; the encoded protein is MKQFLAPSTLLLVVLLFPDTEPGFKVVRCIKGDGKCQKFCNYMEFQLGYCSKKKDACCLPLN